The following coding sequences lie in one Pungitius pungitius chromosome 18, fPunPun2.1, whole genome shotgun sequence genomic window:
- the akna gene encoding microtubule organization protein AKNA, which translates to MEARKNTTAGVVFWTPAPVCTSPSSSVISEGEDEEETERGDDFVSQMDENGIIGLSEALGEVELEPPRCESNAGSDAGVCAAAFTLQEAEPSERERDPPEDRSYNLGKRWPHNGSQGEGVRIPSSFEDMMDMENKHRSASRATCSLAERFIPEGDIEFSTTQKQSAHPLDMGPASVSNRDRPISQPTSPAMAPTYRHLLHFTAEEMADAPGIDAETLPEMSFTESPPESLSSHVSHSFSPRCAEVKLRAPSQPAAAMSAKQGASIQYCRADTGPLKASDTSGIPHKQPTPSPRKMRQKSPESARSGNGSLSLAKADSLTFKHQTTSPDKEQETPSAMTAAAELDESRKGPLSYRTPDFTKVEPRVRFPKEGYNPPRSRRSCERKSLSPEPIFVFQSPAGIGKEVALNPTAGPPPSPHCPNPPTSAPNPAVPQELRGRQQAATLLDQLEKDYNKLLTKYAEAENTIDRLRLEAKVNLYSDPPKPGHLVQSGLNRDSSTYMKLDFPQAQRAAFNSTSLHPNGQSNHQKSSSACPSTRSPDPQVGQQLAKILYHQADKFLQQLQSFDDLLRSKTLRPFDQMKGLSQLAEGLNSLERGYLFARDEHKVLQQGGAQILPFDSERELEGLIFQCGLRMEELKEQPTCEAPPSPPPHPTPSPVPICPLRGTHPQSPPAAVEVSSAPEESDEEEETRNSLYLKPQNGKQRPVEQDFLSLIDHYQSFKELPSQRGRASLSAALSSDVLPGEQEGQRPGGLPQRKDKSNHLASAPVGSVTQQAIEPSYPSRRASSQSTSLHPLHPLSSSRRLELGKSHSSSLSSLGEVTASGKRNAKPQTGSTGGLSQDGVISPETDSGFVCSESSRPTPAAALSSLHQRAMPSVLVPQQGNPLVHPVPSTSHRHAAMEPRSDSQISCEQQRRRTSSCSLQPRARQTHQTRAHSGTSDLGLESERSHTASEDGLNDQYTESVSSLHQCSPSSSPTATHHHGDSLIARRSSQNRSDSIQRLQVEVIRLRDRLESCVRNQTPLSSVSPAAPAQENFTLHNTPPPCFRSAEKWGDVSRGRRDGRTVDEVDESTLRKMARKRPSSAHRQKPQLDILTGPEPSSPNPPPLVSRGSRSHSAVCSRTHPRHLGASETDSRGRPAPLCPQCFSCPQERSEIGGDKERVHSSLCRCCPLCGRPEPSRSTEPDCCRVSGSPAHMSCHVCSPDGAGRSRHVAAPPVLLHCMPVCPPPLLLFSSPPYVPPSHSTPSGVRGRREMRARRSQSSDRQHSVDTSLDRAIRAARHMKHTSGHMARSLTSGVQYQELLTQSCSY; encoded by the exons ATGGAGGCAAGAAAGAACACCACAGCAGGGGTTGTTTTCTGGACCCCTGCCCCTGTTTGCACCTCACCCTCCAGCTCTGTGATATCTGAGGGTGAGGACGAagaagagacggagagaggcgATGACTTTGTCAGCCAGATGGATGAGAATGGCATCATTGGACTGTCAGAAGCACTTGGGGAAGTGGAGCTGGAGCCGCCTCGTTGCGAATCAAATGCAGGAAGTGATGCAGGTGTGTGCGCTGCAGCCTTCACCCTACAGGAGGCGGAGCCTAGTGAGCGTGAGAGGGATCCTCCTGAGGACCGGAGTTACAACCTCGGTAAACGTTGGCCCCATAACGGATCACAAGGGGAGGGCGTACGAATACCATCATCAT TTGAGGACATGATGGATATGGAAAATAAACACCGGAGCGCATCTAGAGCCACCTGCAGCCTGGCTGAGCGCTTTATTCCCGAAGGAGACATTGAGTTCAGCACTACGCAAAAACAGAGTGCTCACCCGTTAGACATGGGACCGGCTTCAGTCTCCAACCGGGACCGCCCAATATCCCAGCCTACCTCACCTGCGATGGCCCCCACTTACCGCCACCTTCTCCACTTCACTGCCGAGGAAATGGCTGATGCTCCGGGGATCGACGCTGAAACCCTTCCAGAGATGAGCTTCACAGAAAGTCCTCCAGAATCACTAAGCAGCCACGTAAGCCACTCGTTCAGTCCTCGCTGCGCTGAGGTGAAGCTCAGGGCTCCTTCTCAGCCAGCAGCAGCCATGTCCGCTAAGCAAGGTGCATCAATTCAATACTGCCGAGCAGATACAGGACCTTTGAAGGCATCCGATACGTCAGGGATCCCCCACAAACAGCCCACTCCCTCGCCGAGGAAGATGAGGCAGAAATCTCCTGAATCTGCACGTTCTGGAAATGGTTCCCTCAGCCTGGCCAAAGCAGACTCGTTAACATTCAAACATCAGACCACTAGTCCTGACAAAGAGCAGGAGACACCAAGCGCcatgactgctgctgctgaactaGATGAATCCAG AAAAGGGCCTCTGAGCTACCGCACACCCGATTTCACCAAGGTGGAGCCCAGAGTCCGTTTTCCCAAAGAGGGGTACAACCCCCCCAGGAGCAGACGCTCTTGCGAGAGGAAGTCCTTGTCGCCCGAGCCCATCTTCGTGTTTCAGTCCCCTGCTGGTATTGGGAAAGAAGTCGCACTGAACCCCACCGCTGGACCTCCTCCCTCACCACACTGTCCCAATCCACCAACCAGTGCCCCCAACCCGGCTGTGCCTCAGGAGCTCAGGGGGCGCCAGCAGGCCGCCACGCTGCTGGACCAACTGGAG AAGGACTACAACAAACTGCTGACCAAGTACGCCGAGGCGGAGAACACCATTGATCGCCTGCGCCTGGAAGCCAAG GTGAACCTGTACTCTGACCCCCCAAAGCCCGGCCACTTGGTGCAGTCAGGACTGAACCGGGACTCTTCAACATACATGAAGCTGGATTTTCCTCAGGCTCAGAGAGCCGCGTTTAACTCCACATCTCTTCACCCAAATGGACAGAGCAATCATCAGA AAAGCTCCTCTGCCTGTCCCTCCACAAGAAGCCCAGACCCTCAGGTGGGACAGCAGCTGGCCAAGATTCTCTACCATCAGGCCGACAAGTTCCTCCAGCAG CTGCAGTCTTTTGATGATCTCCTGAGGAGCAAAACACTGAGGCCTTTTGATCAGATGAAG GGCCTTTCACAGCTAGCTGAGGGCCTCAACTCTTTAGAAAGGGGCTACCTGTTTGCGAGGGATGAACACAAAGTCTTGCAGCAGGGCGGGGCTCAAATCCTCCCCTTTGACTCTGAGCG GGAGCTGGAGGGGCTGATCTTTCAGTGTGGGCTGCGCATGGAAGAGCTAAAGGAGCAGCCCACCTGTgaggctcctccctctccacctcctcaccCCACTCCTTCACCTGTCCCCATCTGTCCCCTCAGAGGGACTCACCCACAG AGCCCTCCAGCGGCAGTGGAGGTGAGCTCAGCCCCCGAAGAGagcgatgaagaggaagaaactCGTAATTCTCTCTACCTCAAACCTCAGAATGGCAAACAAAGACCTGTTGAACAAGACTTCCTCTCACTAATCGATCA CTACCAGAGCTTTAAGGAGCTTCCCAGCCAGAGGGGACGAgcttctctttctgctgccTTAAGTAGTGACGTGCTGCCTGGGGAGCAGGAAGGACAGAGGCCTGGAGGTCTTCCACAGAG GAAAGACAAATCAAACCATCTGGCCTCCGCTCCCGTTGGCAGTGTCACACAGCAGGCCATCGAGCCCAGTTATCCATCACGCAGGGCCTCCAGCCAGTCCACCAGcctccatcctctccatcccctcagcagcagcaggaggttaGAGCTGGGAAAGTCCCACAGCAGCAGTCTGAGCAGCCTGGGAGAGGTCACAGCGTCGGGAAAGAGGAACGCCAAACCCCAAACTGGGAGTACGGGAGGGCTTTCTCAG GATGGGGTCATCTCTCCAGAGACAGACAGTGGGTTTGTCTGTTCAGAGAGCAGCCGGCcgactccagcagcagctctcagTTCTCTCCACCAGAGGGCCATGCCGAG TGTTTTAGTGCCTCAGCAGGGGAACCCTCTCGTACACCCAGTTCCGTCAACGTCTCACCGTCATGCAGCCATGGAGCCCAGAAGTGACTCTCAGATCAGCtgtgagcagcagaggagacgcACTTCTTCGTGCTCTCTACAGCCGCGCGCCCGTCAGACGCATCAAACCAGGGCCCACAGTGGGACCAGTGACTTGGGGTTGGAAAGTGAAAGAT ctcaCACCGCGTCTGAAGACGGACTGAATGATCAGTACACAGAGTCTGTCAGTTCCCTCCACCAGTGCAGCCCGAGCTCCTCCCCCACCGCAACGCATCACCACGGGGATTCTCTCATAGCACGGCGCTCAAGTCAGAACCGCAG TGATTCAATCCAGAGGCTGCAGGTTGAGGTGATCAGACTAAGGGACAGACTTGAAAGCTGTGTGAGGAATCAGACGCCTCTGAGCTCTGtgagtccagcagctccagctcagGAGAACTTCACCCTCCACAACACCCCTCCACCCTGCTTCAG GTCTGCAGAGAAATGGGGGGATGTCAGCAGGGGAAGAAGAGATGGAAGGACTGTTGATGAGGTTGATGAGTCTACACTGAGAAAAATGGCCAGGAAGAGACCATCTTCTGCACACAGACAAAAGCCACAACTGGACATCC TGACAGGTCCGGAGCCCTCTTCACCCAACCCTCCGCCCCTGGTGTCCAGAGGCAGCCGTTCCCACAGTGCTGTCTGCAGCAGGACTCACCCCA GACATCTTGGTGCATCTGAAACAGACAGCAGAGGACGACCAgctcctctttgtcctcagtGTTTTTCGTGTCCCCAAGAGCGATCTGAAA TTGGTGGCGACAAGGAGCGGGTCCACTCCTCTCTGTGCCGTTGCTGTCCTCTCTGTGGACGCCCAGAACCCTCCAGAAGCACTGAGCCAG ACTGTTGCAGAGTTTCAGGCTCACCCGCACACATGAGCTGCCACGTGTGTTCCCCGGATGGAGCCGGGAGGAGCAGACACGTGGCAGCTCCGCCCGTGCTGTTACACTGCATGCCAGTGTGCCCGCCACCACTTCT GTTGTTCTCATCGCCCCCCTACGTGCCTCCTAGCCACAGCACAccgtcaggggtcagaggtcgcagGGAGATGAGGGCGAGACGCTCCCAGTCGTCCGACAGGCAGCACTCCGTGGACACCTCTTTGGACAGAGCCATCAGAGCAGCTCGGCACATGAAACACACCTCTGGGCACATGGCTCGCTCTCTGACTAGCGGAGTGCAGTACCAGGAGCTGCTCACTCAGTCCTGCAGCTACTAG